The following nucleotide sequence is from Patescibacteria group bacterium.
CCATCGAATCGTTCACTTGGTACACAAGGGGGTTGCTCCGCATAACATTCTTGCAGTTACCTTTACAAACAAAGCTGCACGAGAAATGCGTGAACGCACAGAGACACTTCTAAAAAAATACCCCGGCTCTGGGCGTGCATTTACGGACACCCATCCTATTGTCACAACGTTTCACTCTCTGGGTGTACAAATTCTCAAAGAGCATCATAAGATTCTGGGGCTCAGACGACATTTCATTATATATGACAGAAACGATTCAGTTAGGGCAATAAAAAAAGCTCTTGAAAAAGCGAGGTACGGCACAAAACAATTTGAGCCTCGAAAAATTCTTGGAATAATTTCACGTGCGAAAGGGAGAGCATTAGAAAGAGACGAATTTCTAGAAAGCGCCAAAAGCTACCCTGAGCGTGTAGCCACTAAAGTATGGGAACACTACGAAGCCATAATGAAAGAGGAGCATGCACTTGATTTTGATGACCTCTTATTGAAGACTCTCAGGCTTATAGAGTCCAATACAAATGTACGTGAGACACTACAAAACCGCTACCGCTATATTCACATTGATGAATATCAGGACACCAATACGGTGCAATATAAAATTGTGCAGCTTTTAACAGGGCCGGGACTAAATATATGTGTTGTCGGAGATATAGATCAGAACATATACAGTTGGCGAGGAGCTGATATAAAAAATGTTCTCCAATTTGAGCGACATTTTGGAGGAGCAAAGACGGTACTCTTAGAGGAAAATTACCGATCTACAAAGACTATCATTGCAGCTTCAAACGATATTATAAGTAAAAACAAAAATCGCGTAGAAAAAAACGTTTTCACATCTAATAGCAAAGGGGAGAAAATTACACTTTATGCTGCCCTGACTGGTCATGCTGAAGCAGAATACGTTGCCACGACTTCAAAATTACTTATAAATGACGGGGCTTCACCGTCGGGTATAG
It contains:
- a CDS encoding UvrD-helicase domain-containing protein, translated to MTTPAYLETLNEKQREAVLTTEGPLLVLAGAGSGKTRVITHRIVHLVHKGVAPHNILAVTFTNKAAREMRERTETLLKKYPGSGRAFTDTHPIVTTFHSLGVQILKEHHKILGLRRHFIIYDRNDSVRAIKKALEKARYGTKQFEPRKILGIISRAKGRALERDEFLESAKSYPERVATKVWEHYEAIMKEEHALDFDDLLLKTLRLIESNTNVRETLQNRYRYIHIDEYQDTNTVQYKIVQLLTGPGLNICVVGDIDQNIYSWRGADIKNVLQFERHFGGAKTVLLEENYRSTKTIIAASNDIISKNKNRVEKNVFTSNSKGEKITLYAALTGHAEAEYVATTSKLLINDGASPSGIAVLYRTNFQSRVLEEAFLNFGIPYQVLGTKFFERKEVKDVLSFLRLAFNPGSIGDLARIVNVPARGIGKVTMLRMLEGNRNNIKGITLEKVERFDQMMMDIADCARTKKMSETLKFILKSTGLETYFKKDGTEESLERLENLRELVTLGSKYDELDPEEAVEALL